Proteins found in one Quercus robur chromosome 2, dhQueRobu3.1, whole genome shotgun sequence genomic segment:
- the LOC126702461 gene encoding uncharacterized protein LOC126702461 → MDTMSRALRKAAWSSFLDDIERAQMQSRFTCPPFNSYDGKMDPVEHVSHYIQMMSLHTHNDALMCKLFPLSLRSTALRWFNGLQKGSIHSFAELIQEFGVRFVTCSQVPQAVDALLSMKIRVGETLRSYASQYWELYNEIGGGNEKIAASTFRIGLPEDSELRELLTRKPPEDMRQLMRHIEEYKRLEDDRM, encoded by the coding sequence ATGGACACTATGAGCCGTGCCTTACGCAAAGCTGCTTGGTCGTCGTTCTTAGACGACATTGAACGAGCCCAAATGCAGAGTAGATTTACGTGCCCACCGTTCAATTCCTACGATGGGAAAATGGACCCAGTAGAACACGTCAGCCATTATATCCAGATGATGTCTTTGCATACTCACAATGACGCATTGATGTGTAAGTTATTTCCTTTGAGCCTCAGGTCTACTGCTTTGAGATGGTTTAATGGGTTACAGAAAGGATCCATTCACAGTTTTGCCGAGTTAATCCAAGAATTTGGTGTTCGGTTTGTAACTTGTAGCCAGGTACCACAAGCAGTGGATGCATTACTGTCTATGAAGATAAGGGTTGGGGAAACCCTTCGCAGTTATGCCAGTCAGTATTGGGAGCTTTATAATGAGATTGGCGGGGGCAACGAGAAGATTGCGGCGAGCACCTTTAGGATAGGGCTACCTGAGGACTCCGAACTACGGGAGTTATTGACGAGGAAGCCtcccgaggatatgaggcaactcaTGAGGCATATTGAGGAGTATAAACGCCTAGAGGATGATCGGATGTAG